In Haliaeetus albicilla chromosome 18, bHalAlb1.1, whole genome shotgun sequence, one genomic interval encodes:
- the LOC104323422 gene encoding angiopoietin-related protein 7, with protein MTRHVGSSPGIILTRLMEVCPTGAGSARAGLLSLILVATLCSLSLQKSLPAAYRDHEGPQEGTGLIQCGEYSNQVLPNGRCKIVATLPQGDEQRCPDMFRCTDEVSYWLHENEERKQQVLELRELISELQEELRNHRHRIKVLELQHEEAAGRNHSLAQRVQDLEHRYSEASTLQHIQATLLYDMQAQINNISVLTDWAWRNPTCLGPAEMRLQEEMHHPEVKHARNCPIDCASVYYNGLRRSGVYSIMPSVGGMPIEVLCEMDTEGGGWTVIQRRQDGSVDFNRTWNEYKEGFGDLSGEFWLGNENIHKMTSQGDYSLRIDLEDWNNKHKHAFYQVFSIEDESNYYRLHVDGFSGTVEDSFAWYHNKRSFSTPDSGNICAEISHGGWWYHQCFFSNLNGVYYKGGRYSIKNRKILGPDGIVWYSWKDTDYYSLRKVVMMIRPRTFRPHLSP; from the exons ATGACGAGGCACGTGGGGTCATCCCCGGGGATCATCCTCACCCGCCTGATGGAGGTCTGCCCCACCGGCGCCGGCTCTGCCAGGGCAGGTTTGCTATCTCTCATCCTCGTGGCCACGCTGTGCAGCCTCTCCCTGCAGAAATCCCTGCCCGCGGCGTACAGAGACCACGAGGGACCCCAGGAGGGCACGGGCCTGATCCAGTGTGGCGAGTACAGCAACCAGGTGCTGCCCAACGGCCGCTGTAAGATCGTGGCCACGCTGCCGCAAGGGGATGAGCAGCGGTGCCCGGACATGTTTCGTTGCACCGATGAGGTGTCCTACTGGCTCCACGAGAACGAGGAGCGCAAGCAGCAGGTCCTGGAGCTGCGGGAGCTCATTTCAGAGCTACAGGAGGAGCTGAGGAACCACCGGCACCGCATCAAAGTCCTTGAGCTGCAG cacGAGGAGGCGGCCGGCCGGAACCACAGCCTGGCTCAACGGGTGCAGGACCTGGAGCATCGATACAGCGAggccagcaccctgcagcacatCCAGGCCACGCTGCTCTACGACATGCAGGCACAGATAAACAACATTTCTGTCCTGACCGACTGGGCCTGGCGCAATCCTACCTGCCTCGGCCCCGCCGAGAtgaggctgcaggaggagatgCACCATCCAG AGGTGAAGCACGCCAGGAACTGCCCCATCGACTGCGCTTCTGTTTACTACAATGGGCTCCGACGGTCTGGGGTCTACAGCATCATGCCCTCGGTCGGAGGGATGCCTATCGAAGTGCTGTGTGAGATGGACACCGAAG GTGGGGGCTGGACAGTCATCCAGAGGCGTCAGGATGGCTCAGTTGACTTCAACCGGACCTGGAACGAGTACAAGGAGGGTTTTGGGGACCTCAGTGGCGAGTTCTGGCTGGGCAATGAGAACATCCACAAGATGACGAGCCAAGGGGACTACTCTCTGCGCATCGACCTGGAGGACTGGAACAACAAGCACAAGCATGCCTTCTACCAGGTCTTCAG CATTGAGGACGAGTCAAACTATTACCGCCTGCACGTTGATGGGTTCAGCGGGACAGTGGAGGATTCCTTTGCCTGGTACCACAACAAGAGGAGCTTCAGCACACCCGACTCGGGGAACATCTGTGCTGAGATTTCCCATGGAGGTTGGTGGTACCACCAGTGCTTTTTCTCCAACCTCAACGGGGTGTACTACAAG GGCGGCCGATACTCCATTAAAAACCGCAAGATCCTGGGGCCAGATGGTATTGTGTGGTACTCGTGGAAGGACACAGACTACTATTCCCTGAGGAAGGTGGTCATGATGATTCGACCACGCACTTTCCGGCCCCACCTTTCCCCATGA